A genomic window from Candidatus Denitrolinea symbiosum includes:
- a CDS encoding gamma-aminobutyraldehyde dehydrogenase, producing the protein MEHKLWINGKWEDTQDGRMMAVEDPTTGKKIAEVADAGRADVDRAVQAAKAAFYDGRWSKKTPGERSKLIWKLADIIEANSEAIARLESENTGKPYAFVSLGGDVPFAVDNLRFFAGAARDTHGSHAGEYMPGYTSMYRREPVGVVGQIAPWNYPFMMAAWKIGPALAAGCTIVLKPAPGTPLTTLMLADFIKEAGIPDGVVNIVTGGNDTGQALVEHPDVRMVSLTGSTGTGKKIMKTAADTLKRVHLELGGKAPFIVFDDSDPELVAAKASTAAFLNSGQDCTAATRLYVEKSNIQVMQEAVVEAMRNVKIGMPFEDGVQMGPLISGVQKERVSGFVERAKAQGAKILTGGGTPKGFDSGYFFEPTVIANVQQDWEIVQNEVFGPVITVQGFDDEADALSKGNDVLYGLAASVFTRDIGRAMRLSSELEFGTVWINDHLPLTSETPHGGFKQSGFGKDLSAEAIGDYQITKHVMIAH; encoded by the coding sequence GTGGAACACAAACTTTGGATTAACGGTAAGTGGGAAGACACGCAGGACGGCCGGATGATGGCTGTGGAAGACCCGACGACGGGAAAGAAGATCGCCGAAGTGGCGGACGCCGGTCGCGCAGACGTGGACCGAGCAGTGCAGGCCGCCAAAGCCGCCTTCTACGACGGTCGCTGGTCCAAAAAGACGCCGGGCGAGCGCTCGAAACTGATCTGGAAACTGGCGGATATCATCGAGGCCAACAGCGAGGCCATCGCCAGACTCGAATCTGAAAACACGGGCAAACCGTACGCGTTCGTCAGTCTCGGCGGCGACGTCCCCTTCGCGGTGGACAACCTGCGCTTCTTCGCCGGCGCGGCGCGCGACACGCACGGTTCGCACGCGGGCGAATATATGCCCGGCTACACTTCCATGTATCGCCGCGAGCCCGTCGGCGTCGTCGGGCAGATCGCGCCGTGGAACTATCCATTTATGATGGCGGCATGGAAGATCGGTCCCGCGCTGGCGGCAGGCTGCACCATCGTGCTGAAACCCGCGCCCGGCACGCCTCTCACCACGCTCATGCTCGCGGACTTCATTAAGGAAGCCGGCATCCCCGATGGCGTGGTCAACATCGTCACCGGCGGAAACGATACGGGGCAGGCCCTTGTCGAGCATCCCGACGTGCGCATGGTGAGTCTCACCGGATCCACCGGCACCGGCAAGAAGATCATGAAGACCGCCGCGGACACGCTCAAGCGCGTCCACCTCGAATTGGGCGGCAAAGCGCCGTTCATCGTGTTCGACGATTCCGATCCCGAACTGGTCGCGGCGAAAGCCTCCACCGCCGCGTTCCTGAACTCGGGACAGGACTGCACCGCGGCGACGCGTCTCTATGTCGAGAAGAGCAATATCCAGGTCATGCAGGAAGCGGTCGTCGAGGCCATGCGAAACGTCAAGATCGGCATGCCGTTCGAAGACGGCGTCCAGATGGGGCCGCTGATTTCGGGCGTCCAGAAGGAACGCGTGAGCGGTTTTGTGGAGCGCGCCAAGGCCCAGGGCGCGAAGATCTTGACGGGCGGCGGCACGCCCAAGGGATTCGACTCGGGCTACTTCTTCGAGCCGACCGTGATCGCCAACGTCCAGCAGGATTGGGAGATCGTCCAGAACGAAGTGTTCGGCCCCGTCATCACCGTACAGGGATTCGACGACGAAGCCGACGCGCTGAGCAAGGGCAACGACGTGCTGTACGGGCTGGCGGCTTCGGTCTTCACCCGCGACATCGGGCGCGCCATGCGCCTCTCTTCCGAACTGGAATTCGGCACGGTGTGGATCAACGACCACCTGCCGCTGACCTCCGAAACGCCGCACGGCGGATTTAAACAATCGGGCTTCGGCAAGGACCTGTCCGCCGAGGCGATTGGCGATTATCAGATCACCAAACACGTGATGATCGCCCACTGA
- a CDS encoding glutamine--fructose-6-phosphate transaminase (isomerizing) has protein sequence MGAVYFAQLAGRAAIPVLAPQFIAQYAPAVTHDDVGIFVSQSGETKDVLNALEVAEARGMACFGLANVVGSTLTKATSFSLLLCCGYEISVPATKTFTNQVVTFLYLAYKLAGKDVRELDSIPELMDKTIEMVEPQVKEIAKEINEWNDLYCLGYGATYAIALEGALKLKEITYAHCEGMLSTEFKHGPLSAVSKGFPIVFVAGPNDVPLIISGINEVKVRGARTIVIAEEDPRLRANADDVIALPKSDPQISALLGVLPLQLLSYHMSVMRDFDPDFPRNLSKTLTVD, from the coding sequence GTGGGCGCGGTGTATTTCGCACAATTGGCGGGGCGCGCCGCGATCCCTGTGCTGGCGCCGCAGTTCATCGCGCAATACGCACCCGCAGTAACTCACGATGACGTGGGAATTTTCGTCAGCCAATCGGGCGAGACAAAAGACGTGTTGAACGCATTGGAGGTTGCGGAAGCGCGCGGCATGGCGTGTTTCGGATTGGCAAACGTGGTCGGCTCGACGTTGACGAAAGCGACTTCGTTCTCTCTGCTTTTATGCTGTGGCTACGAGATCAGCGTCCCCGCCACGAAGACGTTTACCAATCAGGTCGTGACGTTTTTGTATCTGGCGTATAAACTCGCGGGAAAAGATGTCCGCGAATTGGACTCCATCCCCGAACTGATGGACAAGACTATCGAGATGGTCGAGCCACAGGTCAAAGAGATCGCCAAAGAGATCAACGAGTGGAACGACCTGTACTGTCTCGGCTACGGCGCGACGTACGCCATCGCGCTCGAAGGCGCGTTGAAGTTGAAGGAGATCACGTACGCGCACTGTGAAGGGATGCTCTCGACCGAGTTCAAACACGGACCGCTCTCGGCGGTGAGCAAAGGCTTCCCCATCGTTTTTGTCGCGGGTCCGAACGATGTGCCGCTCATCATCAGCGGCATCAACGAGGTGAAAGTACGCGGCGCGCGAACCATCGTCATCGCGGAGGAGGATCCGCGCCTGCGCGCCAACGCGGACGATGTGATCGCGCTTCCCAAGTCCGATCCGCAGATTTCGGCTTTGCTGGGCGTGTTGCCGTTGCAGTTACTGTCATATCACATGAGCGTGATGCGCGACTTCGATCCTGATTTCCCGCGGAATTTGTCCAAAACGCTGACGGTGGATTGA
- a CDS encoding aspartate aminotransferase family protein, with protein sequence MTSQLYQDNFPRMTPAWSRIFNFVADRAEGSYIYTDDGRKLLDFTCGIGVANTGHCHPKVVEAIREQAGNFIHAQVNIVIHKPMLQLIEEIRPLVPPSIDSFFFANSGAEALENAVKLAKVATSRPNVIVFSGSFHGRTHATMSLTTSKTIYRAGFSPLLGGVYVAPFPYAFNLKMTEAEASQYALERLEYLLASQTAPKETAAIIIETVLGEGGYVVPPAAFMKGLREICDKHGILLILDEVQSGFGRTGKWFAFEHFGIVPDIMTVAKGMASGMPLSGVFSRTDLMKKLDVGSIGGTYGGNAIACAAGVATIRALREEKMVENAAERGVQLMTGLRKLQEEYPQIGDVRGKGLMVGTEFIVDGSQAKAKPLVKEIVRAAEERNLLLLSCGTYDNTVRWIPPLNVTGEQINDGLAVFGEALKAAIK encoded by the coding sequence ATGACGTCCCAACTCTATCAGGATAATTTCCCGCGCATGACTCCGGCCTGGAGTCGCATCTTCAACTTCGTCGCCGACCGCGCCGAAGGCTCGTATATCTACACCGACGACGGGCGGAAACTGCTGGACTTCACCTGCGGCATCGGCGTGGCGAACACGGGACACTGCCACCCGAAAGTCGTGGAGGCGATCCGCGAGCAGGCGGGTAACTTCATCCACGCGCAGGTGAACATCGTCATCCACAAACCGATGCTGCAACTCATCGAGGAGATCCGTCCGCTCGTCCCGCCTTCGATTGACTCGTTTTTCTTCGCGAACTCCGGCGCGGAGGCGCTGGAGAACGCGGTCAAACTCGCCAAGGTCGCGACCAGCCGCCCGAACGTGATCGTCTTCAGCGGCTCCTTCCACGGGCGCACCCACGCGACAATGTCCCTGACCACTTCCAAGACGATCTATCGCGCGGGCTTTTCCCCGCTGCTGGGGGGCGTGTACGTCGCTCCCTTTCCCTATGCCTTCAACCTGAAGATGACCGAGGCAGAGGCTAGTCAATATGCGCTGGAGCGTCTGGAATACCTGCTTGCTTCGCAGACCGCGCCGAAAGAGACCGCCGCCATCATCATCGAGACCGTCCTTGGCGAAGGCGGATACGTCGTCCCGCCCGCCGCGTTCATGAAAGGCCTGCGAGAGATTTGCGACAAGCACGGTATTTTGCTCATCCTCGACGAAGTCCAATCGGGATTTGGCCGCACGGGCAAGTGGTTCGCCTTCGAACATTTCGGCATCGTCCCCGACATTATGACCGTCGCGAAGGGAATGGCTTCGGGCATGCCGCTCTCCGGCGTGTTCAGTCGCACGGACCTGATGAAGAAACTCGACGTCGGCTCCATCGGCGGGACCTACGGCGGGAACGCGATCGCCTGCGCCGCGGGAGTCGCCACCATCCGCGCGCTGCGCGAAGAGAAGATGGTGGAAAACGCGGCCGAACGCGGCGTCCAACTGATGACGGGACTCCGCAAATTGCAGGAGGAATATCCCCAGATCGGCGACGTGCGCGGCAAGGGACTCATGGTCGGCACGGAATTCATCGTGGACGGCAGCCAGGCGAAAGCCAAACCGCTCGTCAAGGAGATCGTCCGCGCCGCCGAGGAGCGCAACCTGCTCCTACTCTCGTGCGGGACCTACGACAACACCGTCCGCTGGATCCCGCCGCTGAATGTAACGGGCGAACAGATCAACGATGGCCTTGCTGTATTTGGCGAAGCATTGAAGGCGGCGATAAAATAG
- a CDS encoding excinuclease ABC subunit C, producing MEISKHIEGILATLPAKPGCYLMKNAEGTIIYVGKAINLKNRVRSYFHADSSHDSKTRRLVRQIADIEWIVVGSELEALILEMNLIKRHRPRYNIKLKDDKRYPYIKIHWNDPFPKVTVTRHMVEDGSRYFGPYTSAWAVYQTLDVLRRVFPYLTCDRVITGQDQRACLYYDIKLCLAPCIGAVNQAQYRQMISDLMDFLSGHSEPVLARVQAEMDKAAEELRFEKAAVLRDQIKAMQNIMERQKVIFASDYKDSDVIALARADGEACVQIFFIRAGKLIGREYFILEGTEDAADAEVMEQFVKQFYTEAASVPQQVLLPHEIEEAKIIGEWMRSRRGGEKVEIRVPKEGQTRELVQMAAENASETLSALRTQWQADSHKQEQALAELQSALNLPAPPNRIECYDVSHTQGVATVGAMIVFEQGVPAKGQYRKFNIDSTSIGAPDDFASMEEMLTRRFRRWQSAEEAASGPGSKVDASFSRLPDLILVDGGKGQLGRVVKVLENFELAEKVPVVGLAKQEEEIFFPHRSNSLKLPRHSQGLYLVQRIRDEAHRFGITAHRARRSKQGMASALDSVPGVGPARRKALLKHFGSVDKIRSATMEELTSVQGINADVAESIKASLE from the coding sequence ATGGAAATTTCGAAGCATATCGAAGGCATTTTAGCGACCCTGCCTGCGAAGCCTGGCTGCTACTTAATGAAGAACGCCGAGGGGACGATCATCTACGTCGGCAAGGCGATCAACCTGAAGAACCGCGTCCGCTCCTACTTCCACGCGGACTCCAGCCACGACAGCAAAACGCGCCGCCTCGTCCGCCAGATCGCGGACATCGAATGGATCGTCGTCGGCTCCGAACTCGAGGCCCTCATCCTCGAGATGAACCTGATCAAGCGGCATCGCCCCAGGTACAACATCAAGCTCAAGGACGACAAACGCTATCCCTACATCAAGATCCATTGGAATGACCCGTTTCCCAAAGTGACCGTGACCCGCCACATGGTGGAGGACGGTTCGCGCTACTTCGGGCCGTACACCTCCGCCTGGGCGGTTTACCAGACCCTCGACGTCCTCCGCCGCGTCTTCCCCTACCTGACCTGCGACCGCGTCATCACGGGACAGGACCAGCGCGCCTGTCTTTACTACGACATCAAACTCTGCCTCGCTCCCTGCATCGGCGCGGTGAACCAGGCGCAATACCGCCAGATGATCTCCGACCTGATGGACTTCTTAAGCGGACATTCCGAACCTGTGCTGGCGCGCGTCCAGGCGGAGATGGACAAAGCCGCCGAGGAACTTCGCTTCGAGAAAGCCGCTGTGCTGCGCGACCAGATCAAGGCGATGCAAAACATCATGGAACGTCAGAAGGTGATCTTCGCCTCGGACTACAAGGATTCGGACGTAATCGCCTTGGCGCGCGCCGACGGCGAAGCCTGCGTGCAGATTTTCTTCATCCGCGCGGGGAAATTGATCGGACGCGAGTACTTCATCCTCGAGGGGACGGAGGACGCGGCCGACGCCGAAGTGATGGAGCAGTTCGTCAAACAGTTCTACACCGAGGCCGCCTCGGTCCCGCAGCAGGTGTTGCTGCCGCATGAAATCGAGGAGGCGAAGATCATCGGCGAGTGGATGCGCTCTCGGCGCGGCGGCGAGAAGGTGGAGATCCGCGTCCCGAAGGAGGGACAGACGCGGGAACTCGTCCAGATGGCCGCGGAAAACGCCAGCGAGACATTGTCCGCGTTGCGGACGCAGTGGCAGGCCGATTCGCACAAGCAGGAGCAGGCTCTCGCGGAACTTCAGTCCGCGCTGAATTTGCCCGCGCCGCCGAACCGCATCGAATGTTACGACGTGTCGCACACGCAGGGAGTCGCTACCGTGGGCGCGATGATCGTCTTTGAGCAGGGAGTCCCTGCCAAGGGACAGTATCGCAAGTTCAATATTGATTCCACGTCCATCGGCGCGCCCGACGACTTTGCCTCGATGGAGGAAATGCTGACGCGGCGCTTCCGTCGCTGGCAATCGGCTGAGGAGGCCGCGTCCGGCCCCGGGTCGAAGGTGGACGCGTCGTTCTCGCGCCTGCCCGATCTGATCCTTGTGGACGGCGGGAAGGGTCAACTCGGGCGCGTCGTCAAAGTCCTGGAAAATTTTGAGCTGGCAGAGAAAGTCCCCGTCGTCGGGCTGGCGAAGCAGGAGGAGGAGATCTTCTTCCCGCATCGCTCGAACTCGCTGAAACTGCCGCGCCACTCGCAGGGACTCTATCTCGTCCAGCGCATCCGCGACGAGGCGCATCGCTTCGGGATCACCGCGCACCGGGCGCGCCGCTCGAAGCAGGGCATGGCTTCCGCGCTGGATTCCGTCCCCGGCGTGGGGCCGGCGCGGCGGAAAGCCCTCTTGAAACATTTCGGCTCTGTGGATAAGATAAGGTCTGCTACAATGGAAGAGTTGACCTCCGTGCAGGGCATCAACGCGGACGTGGCTGAGAGCATCAAGGCCAGTTTGGAGTGA
- a CDS encoding PIN domain nuclease: MTEILIDTNLLVYMFDLAEEVKRKKAIGIIRELEINQRGCLSVQCLSEFVNATTRGNAPLLTHSEAEEHVGNFLQAFPTFPLTPTIIMEALRGAREHSVSYYDAQIWACAHLNQILVIFSEDFSDGRVIEGIRFANPFSETFELEKWL, encoded by the coding sequence ATGACCGAAATACTGATTGATACAAACCTGTTGGTTTATATGTTCGATCTTGCGGAAGAAGTAAAGCGGAAAAAAGCCATAGGTATCATTCGCGAATTGGAAATTAATCAGCGCGGTTGTTTAAGCGTTCAATGCCTTTCAGAGTTTGTCAATGCAACCACCCGCGGCAATGCGCCTCTCCTGACGCATTCGGAAGCAGAGGAGCATGTAGGCAATTTCCTTCAAGCTTTTCCAACTTTTCCCCTCACACCGACGATCATTATGGAAGCCTTGCGCGGCGCGCGAGAACATTCAGTTTCGTATTACGACGCGCAAATCTGGGCGTGCGCGCACCTAAACCAAATCCTTGTGATATTCAGCGAAGATTTTTCCGACGGGCGCGTGATTGAAGGCATTCGATTCGCAAACCCTTTCTCCGAGACTTTTGAACTGGAAAAATGGCTTTAA
- a CDS encoding aspartate aminotransferase family protein, with product MNNILNRSKLESLLQQEEALFHKTHPKSYELYQRARKSLHGGVPMLWMVRWAGSFPVFVKEAKGARFTDVDGNSYIDFCLGDTGAMTGHGPDATNEAINEQIQKGITLMLPYEDVIWVGEELQRRFSLPFWQFALTATDANRFALRMARMITGRPKILVFNYCYHGSVDETFITLDEEGTPISRPNNMGPQIDPRETTKVIEFNDVAALETALSARDVAAVLAEPVMTNIGIIHPDDGYHEALRELTRKYGTYLIIDETHTICAGPGGYTASRGLQPDFLTLGKPLAGGVPAAVYGFTEEVSKAFSAKMDLDDADVGGIGGTLAGNALSIAAMKATLQNVLTDEFYAKAVALQEKFTAGVEEVIAEYKLPWIVKRLGNRSEYWFRPTPPRNGGEAAAAIDHELDRYMHLFALNRGILMTPFHNMALISPDTTQADVDHHTKTFREAVQALFG from the coding sequence ATGAACAACATCCTCAACCGCTCCAAACTCGAATCTCTCCTCCAGCAGGAAGAAGCCCTCTTCCACAAAACCCACCCCAAATCCTACGAACTCTACCAGCGCGCCCGCAAATCCCTGCATGGCGGCGTGCCGATGTTGTGGATGGTGCGCTGGGCGGGATCGTTCCCCGTCTTCGTGAAGGAAGCCAAAGGCGCGCGCTTCACCGACGTGGACGGCAACTCGTACATTGACTTCTGCCTCGGCGACACGGGCGCGATGACAGGTCACGGCCCCGACGCGACGAACGAAGCCATCAACGAGCAGATCCAAAAAGGCATCACGCTCATGCTCCCCTACGAAGACGTGATCTGGGTCGGCGAAGAATTACAGCGCCGCTTCAGCCTTCCCTTCTGGCAGTTCGCCCTCACCGCCACCGACGCCAACCGCTTCGCCCTCCGCATGGCGCGTATGATTACAGGGCGTCCCAAAATCCTCGTCTTCAACTATTGCTATCACGGCTCGGTGGACGAAACCTTCATCACCCTCGACGAGGAAGGCACGCCCATCTCGCGTCCCAACAACATGGGGCCGCAAATTGACCCGCGCGAGACGACCAAGGTCATCGAGTTCAACGACGTCGCCGCGCTCGAAACCGCGCTCTCCGCCCGTGACGTCGCGGCCGTCCTCGCCGAACCCGTGATGACCAACATCGGCATCATCCATCCCGACGACGGCTACCACGAAGCCCTGCGCGAACTGACGCGCAAATACGGGACCTATCTCATCATTGACGAGACTCACACCATCTGCGCGGGTCCTGGCGGATACACCGCCTCGCGCGGACTTCAACCGGACTTCCTGACCCTCGGCAAGCCCCTCGCTGGAGGCGTCCCCGCCGCGGTCTACGGGTTTACCGAGGAGGTCTCGAAGGCCTTCTCCGCCAAAATGGACCTCGACGACGCGGACGTGGGCGGCATCGGCGGGACGCTGGCGGGCAACGCCCTGTCCATCGCCGCGATGAAGGCCACATTGCAAAACGTCCTCACCGACGAGTTTTACGCCAAAGCCGTCGCCTTGCAGGAGAAATTTACCGCGGGCGTGGAAGAAGTGATCGCCGAATACAAACTCCCGTGGATCGTCAAACGTCTCGGCAACCGCTCGGAGTACTGGTTCCGCCCGACCCCGCCGCGCAACGGCGGCGAAGCCGCCGCCGCCATTGACCACGAACTCGACCGCTACATGCATCTCTTCGCCCTCAACCGCGGCATCCTGATGACGCCCTTCCACAACATGGCGCTCATCTCGCCCGACACCACGCAAGCCGACGTGGACCATCACACAAAGACATTCCGCGAAGCCGTTCAAGCGTTATTCGGATAA
- a CDS encoding CAAX protease self-immunity: protein MNASLKRHSLVVGLALMFLYTWTIDFSNSGVLPFKVPFAVVLTLGWGFILVSVLMTWATLGRDAMIAFLKRFLLWRVGWTWWLVALLLLPALGFASILLTSWLARVPVDFSHPMIRDVVPLDAPLLALVLPWLIFEILTNGEEWGWRGYVLPRLQAKYNALTASLIVGVIWSVWHLPKFLGTGMNDERSFAWFTVAHLALAVLYTWLYNNTRGSILLVVLFHATGNTAGMFLPVKFAVAGGVAENMLVALYIVAAVVVTLIAGAENLSRTEERQIQA from the coding sequence ATGAACGCTTCCCTCAAACGCCATTCGCTCGTCGTCGGTCTCGCGCTGATGTTCCTCTACACATGGACGATTGATTTTTCGAACTCGGGCGTCCTGCCATTCAAGGTTCCGTTCGCTGTCGTCCTCACGCTCGGCTGGGGATTCATCCTCGTCTCGGTTTTGATGACATGGGCGACTCTCGGCAGGGACGCGATGATCGCGTTCTTGAAACGCTTCCTGCTCTGGCGCGTCGGCTGGACGTGGTGGCTGGTCGCGCTCCTGCTTTTGCCCGCCCTGGGATTCGCTTCGATCCTCCTGACCTCGTGGCTTGCGCGCGTCCCTGTTGATTTTTCCCATCCGATGATTCGCGACGTAGTCCCGCTCGACGCGCCGCTGCTCGCGCTCGTCCTGCCGTGGCTGATTTTTGAAATCCTGACCAACGGCGAAGAATGGGGCTGGCGCGGTTACGTCCTGCCGCGCTTGCAAGCCAAGTACAACGCGCTGACCGCCAGCCTGATCGTCGGCGTGATTTGGTCGGTCTGGCATTTGCCGAAATTTCTGGGAACGGGCATGAACGACGAACGATCCTTCGCGTGGTTCACGGTCGCGCATCTTGCCCTGGCGGTTCTATATACCTGGCTCTACAACAACACGCGCGGAAGCATCCTGCTCGTGGTTCTCTTCCATGCCACAGGGAACACTGCAGGGATGTTCCTGCCCGTCAAGTTCGCCGTCGCTGGCGGAGTTGCGGAGAACATGCTGGTCGCGCTGTACATTGTCGCGGCTGTTGTGGTAACGCTTATCGCAGGCGCGGAGAATCTCTCGCGGACGGAAGAGAGACAGATTCAGGCATAA
- a CDS encoding ATP-dependent transcriptional regulator has translation MTSQPLIATKFHIPPARADFVARPRLYAMLETGLRAALTLISAPPGFGKSALVVDWIHSRAEPRPAWLALDEGDDQPALFWRYFVAALQARYAGIGETAQTILNAPQPPELETILAALVNELAAAEESLALVIDDYHLIRSPEIHNNLNFLLDHQPANFHLILLTREDPPLNLARRRARRQMIEIRSVDLRFNREEAAEFLRAAMGLTLTTEQIAALENRTEGWIVGLQMAALSMRGRDTQAFFDSFTGDDRHIADYLIEEVLDRQTPATRDFLLRTSILEKLSAPLCEAVIGKSPIELAALERANLFLIPLDNVRVWYRYHHLFADLLRQRLRGAASAEEIAELYRSASGWCEANGDIHAAIRYARHIPDEERVAHLLQTYAGLFFAQNELVQLTDFARGLPASLLENHPRRCMAIAWAMVGTRQNAEPWLARVERHFGMSAEAALTDDSLDDARRAALLEVLVARQPIMFEDPALRSRERLLAMQTRLARLPDDTPCLFNTVGSLRPVVGYSLGFDAANAGEVRLAAQYLKEAMTFSRQNNNQHLLQLSAALLASVELTQGKLRAAHRTHLQALSESPQDISPYAAQAHAGLGIIYSEWGEMEKAENYFQTGLPLARAWNQWDALFAIVTGLARIAKRRGDSQTALSLLDEFHPQNENLSTQTEALRRVWTGDPASSLTWLESNHLSALSTPTPFNESLTLDVTRIFLSANRMDDALTLAQKILDSAKAGGRNHYVIQANILLAKIFAAQGKTADALSRLAEALQLAEPEKYLSAFVDEGDTIRALLMKMTGNPPAQRVLAGFGSGAESPEKPGQPSVGVEALSEREREVLRLVAEGCSNQDIASRLVISITTVKTHMGNIFNKLGVASRTQAIARADALGLLPKR, from the coding sequence ATGACCTCTCAGCCGTTGATCGCGACCAAATTCCACATCCCGCCTGCGCGGGCGGACTTTGTCGCGCGTCCGCGCCTGTATGCCATGCTGGAGACAGGCTTGCGCGCGGCGTTGACGCTCATCTCCGCGCCGCCAGGGTTCGGAAAGAGCGCCCTCGTCGTGGATTGGATTCACTCGCGGGCTGAGCCGCGCCCTGCCTGGCTTGCGCTGGACGAAGGCGACGACCAGCCCGCGCTTTTCTGGCGATATTTCGTCGCCGCGCTGCAGGCGCGTTACGCGGGAATTGGCGAAACCGCGCAAACGATCTTGAATGCGCCGCAACCGCCCGAACTCGAAACAATCCTCGCCGCGCTCGTCAATGAACTTGCCGCAGCGGAAGAATCCCTCGCCCTGGTCATAGACGATTATCACCTCATCCGATCCCCCGAAATTCACAACAACCTCAACTTTCTGCTCGACCACCAGCCCGCCAACTTTCATTTGATATTGCTGACGCGCGAAGACCCGCCGCTCAACCTTGCCCGCCGCCGCGCCCGCCGCCAGATGATCGAGATTCGCTCCGTTGACCTGCGCTTCAACCGCGAAGAAGCCGCCGAATTCCTCCGCGCCGCGATGGGACTGACCCTGACGACCGAACAGATCGCCGCGCTCGAAAACCGCACCGAAGGCTGGATCGTCGGCTTGCAGATGGCGGCGCTGTCCATGCGCGGGCGCGACACGCAAGCCTTTTTCGATTCGTTCACAGGCGACGACCGCCACATCGCGGACTATCTCATTGAAGAAGTCCTCGACCGCCAGACCCCAGCCACGCGGGATTTCCTGCTCCGCACCTCGATCCTCGAAAAACTCTCCGCGCCGTTGTGCGAAGCCGTGATCGGCAAATCCCCCATCGAACTCGCCGCGCTGGAACGCGCCAACCTTTTCCTCATCCCGCTCGACAACGTGCGCGTCTGGTATCGCTACCACCACCTGTTCGCAGACCTGTTGCGACAGCGTTTGCGCGGCGCGGCGTCGGCGGAAGAAATAGCCGAGTTGTATCGCTCCGCCAGCGGGTGGTGCGAAGCGAACGGCGACATCCACGCCGCGATTCGCTACGCGCGGCACATCCCTGACGAAGAACGCGTGGCGCATCTTTTGCAAACCTATGCGGGGCTGTTCTTCGCGCAAAACGAACTCGTGCAACTGACCGACTTTGCGCGCGGACTGCCCGCGTCGCTGTTGGAAAATCATCCGCGGCGGTGCATGGCAATTGCATGGGCGATGGTCGGCACGCGCCAAAACGCCGAGCCGTGGCTGGCGCGCGTCGAACGACATTTTGGCATGTCTGCCGAAGCCGCGCTCACCGACGACTCGCTCGACGACGCCCGCCGCGCCGCGCTGCTCGAAGTTCTCGTCGCCCGCCAGCCGATTATGTTCGAAGACCCCGCCCTCCGTTCGCGCGAACGATTGCTCGCCATGCAGACGCGGCTTGCGCGACTGCCCGACGATACGCCGTGCCTGTTCAATACCGTTGGGTCGCTCCGTCCCGTAGTTGGGTACAGCCTGGGCTTCGACGCGGCAAATGCGGGAGAAGTTCGGCTTGCCGCGCAATATCTCAAAGAAGCCATGACATTCTCGCGCCAAAACAACAACCAACACCTTTTGCAACTTTCAGCGGCTCTGCTTGCCAGCGTCGAACTCACTCAAGGAAAACTTCGCGCCGCGCATCGCACGCATTTACAGGCGCTTTCCGAGTCGCCGCAGGACATCTCGCCGTACGCCGCGCAAGCGCACGCGGGGCTGGGAATAATTTATTCTGAATGGGGCGAGATGGAAAAAGCGGAAAATTATTTTCAAACGGGGTTGCCGCTGGCGCGCGCCTGGAATCAGTGGGACGCGCTCTTCGCCATTGTCACGGGTCTCGCGCGCATCGCGAAACGGCGCGGCGATTCTCAAACCGCGCTTTCGCTGTTGGATGAATTCCATCCGCAGAACGAAAACCTGTCGACACAGACCGAAGCCCTGCGCCGCGTCTGGACGGGCGACCCCGCTTCTTCTCTGACCTGGCTTGAGTCGAACCATCTTTCGGCTTTATCCACGCCGACGCCTTTCAACGAGTCGCTGACGCTCGATGTGACGCGCATATTCCTCTCCGCAAACCGCATGGACGACGCTTTGACGCTGGCGCAAAAAATTCTCGACTCGGCGAAGGCGGGCGGACGGAATCACTATGTCATTCAGGCGAACATCCTGCTCGCGAAGATTTTCGCCGCGCAAGGGAAAACCGCCGACGCGCTTTCCCGCCTCGCCGAAGCCCTGCAACTTGCCGAGCCAGAAAAATATCTGTCGGCGTTTGTGGATGAGGGCGATACCATCCGCGCGTTGCTAATGAAGATGACGGGCAACCCGCCCGCCCAGAGGGTTCTGGCGGGATTCGGCTCGGGGGCAGAGTCGCCTGAGAAGCCAGGTCAGCCGTCGGTGGGGGTTGAAGCGTTGAGCGAGCGCGAGCGCGAAGTCTTGCGTCTCGTCGCGGAGGGTTGTTCCAATCAGGACATCGCATCCCGTCTTGTCATTTCGATCACGACCGTGAAAACGCACATGGGGAATATCTTCAACAAACTGGGCGTCGCCAGCCGCACGCAAGCCATCGCGCGCGCGGATGCGTTGGGGTTACTACCTAAACGCTGA